Proteins encoded by one window of Lathyrus oleraceus cultivar Zhongwan6 chromosome 1, CAAS_Psat_ZW6_1.0, whole genome shotgun sequence:
- the LOC127096766 gene encoding uncharacterized protein LOC127096766, translated as MSSYAKFLKEILTNKNNLDEDGTMTLIEECIAIIQNKIPSKLKDPRSFSIPYVIGKYIIDKALCKLGSIVSLTPLSILMDIKKDNHIPILLGRPFLATTGAIIDVKIGKLTFEVAEEKIEFILSQLMKTPSIDDTCFFADIIDECIKKLKSEAPPTEELNAPPT; from the exons ATGTcttcatatgctaaattcttGAAAGAGATATTGACCAACAAAAATAATCTCGATGAAGATGGAACGATGACGCTGATTGAAGAGTGCATCGCTATAATCCAGAATAAGATTCCATCAAAATTAAAAGATCCAAGGAGCTTCTCAATTCCCTATGTTATCGGTAAATACATCATCGACAAAGCTTTGTGCAAATTAGGATCCATTGTAAGCTTAACTCCTCTTTCTATCT TAATGGACATTAAAAAAGATAATCATATCCCAATCTTattaggtagaccattcttagCCACTACTGGAGCTATAATAGATGTAAAGATAGGAAAGCTTACCTTCGAGGTTGCTGAGGAAAAGATCGAATTTATCTTATCTCAATTAATGAAAACTCCTTCCATAGATGACACATGTTTCTTTGCAGATATAATAGATGAGTGCATCAAGAAGTTGAAATCAGAGGCACCACCAACAGAAGAGTTGAATGCGCCTCCGACATGA
- the LOC127123602 gene encoding BAG family molecular chaperone regulator 2: MMKLKSKMFCRSISKLGNIGNKVVAPSTIEIEKECSEIKWELRPGGMLVQKRESNKSDEEMITIRVSTMSKWHDISIEATSTFGDLKMALSLVTSLEPKEQRLIYKGKERDDNEFLHMIGVRDKDKVLLLEDPAIKEMKLFGLARGESINNPCCTISV; encoded by the exons atgaTGAAGTTGAAGTCAAAGATGTTTTGTAGAAGCATATCAAAGCTTGGAAATATTGGAAACAAAGTAGTAGCACCATCTACAATTGAAATTGAAAAGGAGTGTAGTGAAATCAAATGGGAACTTAGGCCTGGTGGCATGCTTGTGCAGAAAAGAGAGAGCAATAAAAGTGATGAAGAGATGATCACAATTAGAGTTTCAACAATGTCAAAGTGGCATGATATTTCCATTGAAGCCACTTCAACTTTTG GAGATTTGAAGATGGCTTTATCATTGGTAACAAGTTTGGAGCCAAAAGAACAAAGGCTTATCTACAAAGGTAAGGAGAGAGATGACAATGAATTTCTTCACATGATTGGTGTTAGGGACAAAGATAAGGTTCTTCTTCTTGAAGATCCGGCTATTAAGGAAATGAAGCTATTTGGTTTGGCAAGAGGAGAATCTATTAACAATCCTTGTTGTACAATTAGTGTGTAA